Genomic segment of Eleutherodactylus coqui strain aEleCoq1 chromosome 1, aEleCoq1.hap1, whole genome shotgun sequence:
GGCCCTCTAATGCCTTTTTGTTCATTCTTCTTGAGCATTAATGGGGCAATAAATTGCAAACGGGCATTAATCAGGCACTGAATCCTGTGTCCctatttttcatttattgctcTTTTTAGGTTGCTTCAGTGCCCAAGTGTCCCAATTTAATCAATGCCCACAGTCAGTGCTGCTTGTTGGGAtttgtacttgctaaagcaatgCTTAGTTGGGCTGTACAAActctctgctgtgctgctgccAGAGATTCGCTGAGGAAGAGCAGACCTTCTGCGTAGTTCCCCGCCCCATCATGCATCCTGACTTGCAATACATGCTGCCATGATGACATCATTGCACTGGTCAGTTGCAAGAAAGAAAGCTGTACGAAGGTGCAGAAGACCGCCTTCTCCCTCAGTGAATCCTTGGTGGCCATGGAGCAGCGAGCAGTGCATGTAGTAAGCTGCACTCAACCCACTATTGCGCCCCTTCAATCTGGCAACCGGCTCCTTCATAGCCAAGGCCGACCATGGCCACACATTATGTTCAGCTTCTTTTGGAAAGGGTGCTGCTCATCAATCTATCAATTTCCTTTGAAATCTATGGGAGATTTCACAAACACAAACATACCATAGTGAGTGGGCTAGCTACTTTATATATCCTGTTGCACATAGTAAAGGATAACCATGCATATTTGGCCAACTCTCTCCTATAAACATGATACACAGGATCCCTGTTCTATGCATACAGTATGTGTGGGTCTCATGAATTGAACTCCCACCAATCATCTACAATAATTATGTATaagaggaaaacccctttagaatAACACCACAAAACAATCAGAGCATTAACAAAGTTACTTTCTGCGGGCTGACACAAAGTACAGACTATACACAGACACGGTGGTATTGTGCTGGTATCTGCTACCCTGTCTTACTGTGTACTGTACTCATCTTATAGTACACAGATGGAAGAGGGGAGCTTAGAGAATCAGGAGAAGCAGCCTGACGTAACTTGGTACtaatgggttttaaccctttgcaatccagttttggattcagggtttcctagggggctttctctttctgccgttatacaatggcgccatctgctggctagagcaagtactgcagtatgtgacatgccagagaggccccctaCAACAGAGCAGTCagaaatctacagtaagaataccctgctggatgtcttccgacatcggagctgtacagccttcaatcagaatgtcttcagacgtcagacagtggattggaaagggttaacaattaaAGTGGTTTTATCAACTGGGTAACTATCGATGCACAAGAGTCTTATGGAATAGAATAGTAAAATAACAGATGTTTTCAATATATTGTACTTAGTGATTCTCTACTATTCCTGTGCTGCAGCTGGCTACCACAATTGCATGATATGGTATTACATATACTTCCAAACACTAGATGATAAAGGAGACTGATGATGGAGTAAGGGCTGAGAATCAATAAGGTCAAAAAAGGACATTATTTTGCTATTTTATGAATATCTTAAACTAACTGCACAGTCTGCTTTATAAAACTCCCAAACTAAACACTTTATTTTCACCTTAATGACAAATCTTCTAATTGCAGGTATCTTCATGTGCATTTCTTTGCTGTCCATTGTGTATGGGGCAATGCGGTGCAACATCTTGGCCATTAAGATCAAGTATGACGACTATGATATAAGTGTTAGACCGGCTGCCTATCTGTGCATATTCCTGTGGAGGAGCTTTGAGATTGCCACTAGAGTCGTTGTACTGGTCCTCTTCAGCTCGGTGCTACAGATATGGACCCTGCCGGTAGTGCTAGCAAACttctttgtgtttttcttttatccATGGATTCTTTTTTGGCGTAGCAAATCTCCTTTTCCTGAAAACATAGAAAAGGCATTGTCAAGGGTTGGCACTACCATAGTTCTCTGTTTCCTCACCTTTCTTTATGCTGGCATCAACATATTTTGTTGGTCTGCTGTTCAACTCCAGCTAAATGACTCGGATTTAATCAACAAATCTCAAAACTGGTACCGCATGGCTGTATACTATATGGTAAGATTTATCGAAAATGCTGCCCTCTTACTGCTGTGGTATATGTACAGAACAGATGTCTACATGTACGTATGTGCACCCTTGCTCGTGCTGCAGCTGCTGATTGTTTACTGTATGGCTGTGCTGTTCATGCTTGTGTTCTACCAGTTTTTCCATCCTTGCAAGAAACTTTTCTCTTCGAGTATTTCACAAGGACTATTATCCTGCTTCAAATTCCTGTGCTACCTCTGCATACCATCCAAAGCTCCGAACAAAGGGGATAAATTCGGGGCCAAGTTATCAAATAGTTCTGACATCAGTGAACACATGAAAGCTGTGGATTCTCAGAACGGCAATACACATTCGGACGTATCTGCCAAAGCATAAGAGTGGACCTTCTTGCGATATACTTCTTATAATCTTGCCTTACTACCGCATATTGGACTATTGTATTTTATCTATCGGCTTCCAAGCATGTAACGTACTTTATGGAGTTAAGCTCATATAATAGGCATCATTTGGCTTTACGGGTGATACATAATATTATGATGAAAATATGCAAAACTAATAATTAtgaactaataataataatgcttcCGGAGTAAATAAGTGTTTAGAAATTATTTGTATATATTGATGAGTCTTGTCTGTGACTGATTTTCATTTGGTAATAAAATATTTGGTTCAAAGAGTCAAACAGCAACATGAAAAATGagaatttaactttttttgagggcttattcacatgtccatatattggccgggttttcacgtccggccgatatacagtgtccctttctgcagggggaggaggcgggccgggagcactgcactgagctcccaccccctctccgcccctcgccactgtttgcaatggagggatggggcggagctaagttccacctcctccccctgcagaaagggacactgtatatcggccagggcgtgaaaacctggccgatatatagggacgtgtgaataagccctgatgaAGATATGACTTGTTTCTGTATGATAATTAGCTTCCGACATCAGAATGTGATGTTTATACAAATATTACTTGCAGGCATGTCAGATAAAAAAGCTTCTATGGTATTTATTATAAAAAGGTAGCTGATTTTTATATGTGTTGTCTTTGTTTTTCAGGAATAAATTATGATCCTTTATAATTTAATGTATGCTTTACTAtcaactttactttaaagtcctaaACATTAGAATGACAGTACAATGCAAGTATTTTTTGAGCATTACACTGGGATGCATAGTCTTGTTAATGGGATTCTATGGGATGAATCAGCTAGTTTATGTGCTGTAAAGCTGCCTTCACACACAGCGTAAATGCAGGATTCTAAATCCgtggcagatctgcaacaaaaaccgCGGCAGATTTTGCAACTGCGGTTTTGTGGCAAACTGCctgcaggtcttctgctgcagaatgccTCCAGCGAATACGCCAAGTGTGAACGTGGCCTAAGGGCGCTCTCATACAAGTCGTTTTGATGCAACCTTTTAATACAGTTTGTGAAGTCCAAACAGAAGTGGATAGTAGAAAGGAGCGAATTATATAGGAAAGATTttacttttctattttttaatccATTTCTAGTTGCCTTCAATAACTGCATCACAACAGCACATTTACAATAGGATCATGATAATACAGTTACACATTTTCCTCAAAAACATCAGAATTGAATGTGTTTTTGACGCAGGGTTTCACAagcctcttcatacattaggaATCCTTTACACATAGGCTATAAGGATATCTCTTTTTCGAACATATCATCAAGTTAGTGAAGTTCATGACGTATCCATTAAGCGGATGCTTTTGACGCATACCATACAGAGGCCTCCGTCACTGATAGACTATTATAGTTTCTGTTgagcggacatgttttttttgcagaatatGTCTGGATGAAATGGTATCCATGATGTATGCTGACCAGAGGCCAAAGGGGCTTCTCTCTAGTGAATGGGGGCCTGTGAATTCAGTTGATATGTCAAATGAAtctaaaaaatgtgtaaaagtagCCTTATAAAGGAGAGTTGCAGAGTCTATTTTTATCTTTTACTTTCTTAGTTCACTTGcttgtcatttaaccccttgactggcacgcccggaaattttccgggacgagctccattgctcatagcgatatagcccggaagatttccgggctatgtatcactatgggagctgcagagcacaatgccacaagatgtggcattgtgctctgcctgcacagacccacagagaacaaagcaggacattgagaagcaggaagatattgccgatatgccagcaatctcctgcttctaatgtcctgctttgtttacaggttgctatagagaccatcggcttgtcagaagcaagccgatggtctctgttgcagagagagctggtgcttagctgtcagaggacagctaggtaccagctcttacagcagacatcagagaaaacctctgatctcctctgctgtgttaacgctttacatgctgcagtctatgtgactgcagcatgtaaagggctgtcaccatcggacccccggaatgtgatcagggagttctgatgggtctctgtggaagtcccctaaagggacaaaaattttaaaaaagtttaaaaaaaagttaaaaaattattgaaaaaaaataaataaataaaattaaaaacacttgtctccctttactttgggaaaaattaaaaataaaattacacatgtggtatccctgcgtaataatgacccagagaaggaagttagtacattatttaaccccttaatgacacggtccctttttttcttctttccccatttctttttttcctccccgtttaaaaaatcataactcctttatttatccatcaacgtcactgtatgtaggcttgttttttgcggaatgagttatatttttcaatggtgccatttaaagtaccatataatgtactgaaaaacttttacaaaaatctaagtggagtaaaatgaaagaaaaatgacattccaccatccttcagtgcgttttctttctacggcgcacaaacggcaacaaaaatgacctgataactttattctatcggtcagtatgattactacgataccaaatgtgtatcctttttttgctatagtacttgtattttttttcaaagacatttaattttttaaaattattttctgctgcatcttctgcgcaataactttttaatttttccatcgatgtacttgagcaagggctcattttttgcgggacgtcctgtagttaacattggtatcattttggaatacatatgactttttgatcgctttttattgcattttttctgggagacagggtgactgaaaaagtgcatttctgccgttctttatttttttttcggactacgtttacCGTggagggtaaataatgcactattttgatagatcagacatttacggacgcggcgataccaaatatgtatttttcttttatgatttagatttttttattatagatatggcaaaaggagggtgatttaaacttttattacttttttttccctaatctccctacaaattttttcacaaaagttatgcaatacattatatatacccaaaaatgatgccatcaaaaagtacaacttctccagcaaagaacaagccctcgtatggccgtgtcaatggaaaaatgaaaaagttatggttcttggaacgcgactgcaaaattagttgaaattaaatgattggcccatttaaaaaacctgccctgatgggcacgacaggggggtaagaaacccaccactcaaggggttaaagggccactgtAGTGATTTTTTATGTTCATTAATTATGTAGCTATTCTCCCAGTATATATAATTGAGCtagtgttagggcgcccacccactggcgattttttcccctgcgaaattcgcagcatttttttctctgcaggggtctatgggacttgtaatgttaaaatcgcaatcgcgcaaaatcgcgatttcgcggtaaattgcgattttgcgcgatcgcgattttaacattacaagtcccatagacccctgcagagaaaaaaatgctgcgaatttcgcagggaaaaaaatcgccagtgggtgggcgcccttaagcccgatttacatgcaaagacagtctttcaaacaattgaaagagtgacagttttagcgatcgttttacataaagtgttgatggacactaatgtccattaactctttattaacttcatttgcgtgtaaatgagcctgcacaggatcaggtacacaacattggaggtggaacatgtgaatgtccctgggatcttatggtcctgctgtgtgttggagatttgtatcctgtccgtggtcagtacatgtgagcaggtcttacagctccttaccttacagagataagttcctttttgtgtgtcaaagggtaatgcactcctgattataaagctcATCACATTTGGAAGTTGCCTGTAACACAAAAGgggatgggggcggggggggggggggggtccgggaatatgattttcagacggtcatccttctgtagggtatgatggggtttccttgcagttttccttagtacatctagctgtgaattgtaggtcactacatgatagtttccttccttctctgtgtatcggagtagttgattcctgggtatcctggtggctctggtgatttgttcATCAATTGTGGTGGGATGGTAGCATtggtttaaaaatgtccttttaggccgcctgcagacgagcgggtcggatccggcagcgagaaatctcgccgcgcgatccgaccccagagcctgcagggacgagcgcgtactcacccgcgcctggcggccccggctctttgatgtgccggctgccgcgcagccggcgcatgcgcagaccggagccggcggccaggtgagtgcgtgccccgcagaaaattagaacatgccgcggtttgtttgccgcgcgagatttcgcgtggccaaaccgcggccgtctgcataggagtgcgtattgtaatgcactcctatgcagactttcagcggcggaaatcccgcgggaaattccgcggcgggatttccgctcgtctgcaggcggccttaagatggtataaatgttcctccctgtctgttgggttggagcagatctggttgtatctgatggcctggctgtagccGATGAACGTTttcatgtgtttaggatgggaactgtcccatctgaggtatgtgggctgatcaataagttttcggtacagggatgtttGTATTGAGTTTGACATTTCTATGGTGGTGtgcaaaaagttgatttcagtatatgagtagcttaatgtgagctttatggtggggtgaaatgcattaacccctttagtggcaggcCTGGAAAatttccagggcttgctgcactgaaatgtggtgaagactacctaaacctgccactgaaggggttaaatctctcCTCCAACACTGGaaaatgatgacatcataatcatctggaccaacaatgAAAAAgaactgaaatcaactttttggacaccaccataataATTTCAAAGAACTCAATACAGATATTCCTGTAGTAGTGATaaacaatccacagctagaggtactaaggaaaaccacaaagaaactccattaCACCGTACACatggatgaccatctgaaaaccatattcccagaccctccccttctgtgttacaggcatcCTTCAAATTTGAAGAACTTTATAGTCAGGGggacattgccctctgacacactaAAAGGAACTTATGcctgtaatgtaagaagctgcaagatctgctcacatgtactgaccgcggacaggatataaATCCCCAACATGCAgcatccctgggacattcacatattccaTAACCAATAGTGTGTACTTGatgctgtgcagtaaatgtccaatTTAGAAACCATAAAGCTTTCaaatccttatcagtggactccTCTGTTTAACCAGTTCTAGTATTGTTtgtaaatgcaaattaatcacaccctgtctgtgccttttcacatgtatgtgtgtgtgtatatatatatatatatataatttcttcGGATATATTCCATtacgcctgaagaagaaccctaagtaggttagaaagctcgctgtaacatcatgtatttttgttagtcattaaaaggtatcctatctacaagattatgtggtttctctcactgagaacaatcacattttgtgtcatgctattacatggatctaccactgcAGCTGCTTGCAGGGGGCATAGtcattcctgtcacagttactgatgataatcattagagatgagcgagcaccaaaatgctcgggtgctcgttactcgggatgaacttttcgcgatgctcgagggttcgtttcaagtaacgaaccccattgaagtcaatgggcgacccgagcatttttgtatttcgccgatgctcgctaaggtttccttgtgtgaaaatctgggcaattcaagaaagtgatgggaacgacacagcaacggatagggcaggcgaggggctacatgttgggctgcatctcaagtttacaggtcccactattaagccacaatagcggcaagagtgggccccccccctcccaaaaact
This window contains:
- the XK gene encoding endoplasmic reticulum membrane adapter protein XK; the protein is MKFPGSVLVSVVLFVAETVTAVYISSTYSSAGDRTWHSLTLLFCLLPCVLVQLSLIFIHRDLSKDRPLVLLLHLLQLGPLVRCIEVFYIYCNAGKVEEPYVSITRKRQLPKGGCTDEVEKEVGQAERKLFTHRSAFSRASVIQAFLGSAPQLTLQLYISVLQRNVSVSMRIFMCISLLSIVYGAMRCNILAIKIKYDDYDISVRPAAYLCIFLWRSFEIATRVVVLVLFSSVLQIWTLPVVLANFFVFFFYPWILFWRSKSPFPENIEKALSRVGTTIVLCFLTFLYAGINIFCWSAVQLQLNDSDLINKSQNWYRMAVYYMVRFIENAALLLLWYMYRTDVYMYVCAPLLVLQLLIVYCMAVLFMLVFYQFFHPCKKLFSSSISQGLLSCFKFLCYLCIPSKAPNKGDKFGAKLSNSSDISEHMKAVDSQNGNTHSDVSAKA